In Crassostrea angulata isolate pt1a10 chromosome 6, ASM2561291v2, whole genome shotgun sequence, a genomic segment contains:
- the LOC128186865 gene encoding uncharacterized protein LOC128186865, with translation MDMTTPLRGGKWFLFGLLLVIFISTGFAEEDGKTNTTSKGFPSIKSMAKSFSNTVDSFFKKTVSIFKGSPHQNNTESTTISPSNEIKNTTMAIKPVSPENRTLPGKIEEKPDKVADDKSVADNKSSVDDGNSTTVP, from the exons ATGGATATGACCACACCACTGCGAGGGGGAAAATGGTTTCTCTTTGGTTTGCTTCTGGTGATATTCATATCTACGGGATTTGCTGAAGAAGATGGCAAAACCAACACAACTTCCAAGGGATTTCCaa GTATTAAGTCAATGGCAAAATCTTTCTCTAACACTGTCGACTCTTTCTTCAAGAAAACAGTATCAATATTCAAAGGATCTCCACATCAAAACAATACAGAG AGTACAACTATCAGTCCTTCCAACGAAATAAAGAATACCACAATGGCCATAAAGCCCGTGTCCCCCGAAAATCGAACACTTCCCGGAAAGATCGAGGAGAAGCCGGATAAAGTGGCAGACGACAAGTCGGTGGCAGACAACAAGTCG aGTGTGGATGATGGAAATTCG ACTACTGTTCCCTAG
- the LOC128188706 gene encoding uncharacterized protein LOC128188706: MVVSRTSPRATFLPLSLVLVVTLVGRIAATDSDKNRTVSSIFPDLRALATLFSKTVDEFLNNTLSMFKDLPPNYKNTSTEILNKNGTNYLKNTTIIKESTNESFTGMFMQKSQKMENGTSIT; this comes from the exons ATGGTGGTCTCCAGGACGAGTCCTAGGGCTACCTTCCTCCCTCTGTCTTTAGTTCTTGTGGTGACCCTAGTGGGGAGGATAGCTGCCACCGACAGCGACAAAAACAGAACGGTGTCAAGTATATTCCCAG aTTTGAGAGCACTAGCAACGTTATTTTCGAAGACAGTTGATGAGTTCCTTAACAATACGCTGTCGATGTTTAAGGACTTGCCTCCCAACTACAAGAACACGTCAACAGAG attctaAACAAAAACGGCACCAACTATTTGAAGAATACCACTATCATAAAAGAGTCCACAAACGAATCTTTTACCGGAATGTTCATGCAAAAATCACAAAAGATGGAAAATGGG acGTCTATCACGTAG